Part of the Neorhodopirellula lusitana genome is shown below.
GCTTCGAAAATGTGTTCAAAGAAGCCATGTTCGCCCGGCCAGGGGAACGCGAAGAAGAGGTCGAAGTCTTCAATGTCGATCCCGATTTCGTCGTACATGTCGTCTTCGTCCGTATCGACGTTGCGGACTTCGGAAGCGACTTCATCGAGGCCTTCGACATCGCGTGGGACAAAACTACCGCAATGAATCTGAGCAGGGTTGTCAAGCGATTCCGCGACCGCGTTGGCCTCGTTGACCAGTCGTTGATCAATCTCGATGCCGACCGCTTGCATGCCGCGTAGTGCGGCTAGCATCGCCGCGACACCAAAGCCAGCTCCCCATTCACAGAATCGGTCGCCGGTGAGCAGGTGGTTCTGCTCAATCCAGCTGATTGCTTGGTCGACTAAATGAAAGTCGCAGGTGACGAAGTTTTCGATCACCGTTTGATCCGCCAACATGAAGGCCTCAATGGCTTCATTGGCGGTGTCGATCAGGTGTTCGGCGCCGCTTGAGTATTCAAGTTGCTTGATCGAGTCGGGAATCTCAATTTCTTGCAGAGGCATCGGAATTTCTGGGTTGGCTGGGCTCGATCGTTGAGTTCAGATCCGAGTGGCTCGGTCAGACGGCACGGATGCGAGTGCCATCGTCGCTCAACGCGAACAGTTTGTCTTCGTGGCCAGCGACCACCTGGTGGACTTGTTCGACGGTGATCGATTTGCCAGATGCGTTGGCAGCCTTCACCAATTCTTCGACATTCAAGAAACCATAGGGGTCTGGCTTCAGCCCGATGGAGCCGGGTTCGTGTCGCAGGATAAAGGCGAGGTATTTGCTGATTTTGGTAAGTCGTTTGTTCATGGCGGCAGTGTAATCGACGAACCCAATTTTGGGGATCGTGGCCAAGAATTGACGATGAAGTCTCGACCTGCAGCGTCCTTGGTAGGCTAGCAACCGGTTTGGTACTGGTGGATGAAGTGCCGGTCGATCCAGGTTTTCAGGTGCCAACACCAGCCCGCGTGGAAGGTGAACGAGCCGTATTCCAGAATCGCTTTTCCATCACCCGTGTTCAGAAGCTTCAGGAAATTGGATTGCGGCTGATACTCGATCGGTTGTTCACCTTGGATCACTGCACGAAGATTGTGCCAGAGCACGGGAGCTTGCCGCACCGCATAGACACCTGCCTTGGGCCACGGATTTGGAGTGAATGTCCCCGAATCGCCGACGGCGAAAATTCTTGGATCGGAAACCGATTTCAGCGTTTTGGAAATAGAAAGGAAGCCGCGATCATCTGTTTCCAAGCCAAGTTCCTTGAGGACCGGTGGAGCGGTCGCGCCGGTGGCCCAAATCACGCAATCCGTCTGGAAGCGGCGACCGTCGTCTGTCGCGATCTCATGTGCAGTGACCTCGGTCACACGGCTTTGAGTGTGAACGGAGATCGATCGAGCCTTCAAGAGTTTTTCAATCCGGCGAATACTCTTGTTGGTCATGCCACTGGCAACGTGCTTGTCGCTGGTGAAAATCTCGATGGAAATTTCAGCTGACGCTTGAGATTTCCGCACCTGTTGTTGAAAACAGAATGCCGTTTCCACACTGGCAACTCCGCCACCAACAATGGCAACCTTGAGGGAATGTGGAGTCTGTTGTCCGGCCG
Proteins encoded:
- a CDS encoding RNA 2'-phosphotransferase; its protein translation is MNKRLTKISKYLAFILRHEPGSIGLKPDPYGFLNVEELVKAANASGKSITVEQVHQVVAGHEDKLFALSDDGTRIRAV
- a CDS encoding FAD-dependent oxidoreductase, with the protein product MSNTTSTTAKQIVLLGIGHTNAHVLKQWASEPIPGCELTCISQYPSATYSGMLPGTLGDQFRDDEMRINLQCLADQAGAKLLLVNTIGIDRDSSKIHFSDHEPISFDALSIGVGSMPAGWDEHASSPTVVPIKPMQTFLERLDNRLETAGQQTPHSLKVAIVGGGVASVETAFCFQQQVRKSQASAEISIEIFTSDKHVASGMTNKSIRRIEKLLKARSISVHTQSRVTEVTAHEIATDDGRRFQTDCVIWATGATAPPVLKELGLETDDRGFLSISKTLKSVSDPRIFAVGDSGTFTPNPWPKAGVYAVRQAPVLWHNLRAVIQGEQPIEYQPQSNFLKLLNTGDGKAILEYGSFTFHAGWCWHLKTWIDRHFIHQYQTGC